The Porphyromonas sp. oral taxon 275 DNA window AAGCTCTTCGCCATCGTCTCGCTGCTGCGCCTACAGCAGCTGACGACCCCCGTGACTATAGGCAACAATCTGCAGAGTGCCCGCCAGCAGCGCAAGGGCGTCATCAAGCTATCCGACCACAAGGTCTCCTCGCGCGAGCTCGACAAGATAGCCCTCATCGCCCCCGAGGTACACCTCAATCGCATCCAGGACTATGAGGTGATCGAGAAGCGCCAGGTCGAGCTCCCCCACGAGGTCTACGACCTAGCACGCTGCCCCAATCCTAAGTGCATCACCAATGCCGAGCCCATGCGCACGCACTTCCACGTGGCGACGCATCCCGAGGACGGCACCGTGATCCTCGAGTGCCACTACTGTGGGCGCAAGACGCCCGCCGAGCAGGCCGAGCTGCTATGAGGACGGACTGGAAGCCCGGGACCCTCATCTACCCGCTCCCTGCTGTGCTGATCAGCTGCGGCGGTATGGGCGAGGGCGAGGAGAGCAATCTCCTGACGGCCTCCTGGGTCAGCACCGTCTGCACCAATCCGCCGATGTGCGTAGTGGGCATACGCCCTGAGCGCCACTCCTACCACATCATCAAGGAGCGGGGCGCCTTCGGCATCAACCTCACCACGCGCGCCATGGCACGGGAGACCGACTGGTGCGGCGTCGTCTCGGGGCGTAGGGAGGACAAGTTCGACCGCTGTGGCTTCACCAAGGAGGCAGGCAGCGTACTCGGCGTGCCCCTGGTGCTCGAGTCCCCCATCAGCATCGAGTGCCGCGTGCGCGAGATCACGCCTCTAGGTAGCCACGACATGTTCCTCTCGGAGGTCGTAGGCGTGCGCGCCGACGAGCAGTACATAGATCCCGAGACGGGCGCCTTCGACATGCAGCGCGCTGGCCTCTTGGTCTACGCGCACGGCCAGTACTTCGGCCTAGGCGAATACCTCGGGCACTTCGGCTGGTCGGTGCGTAAGAAGAAGACCAAGCGCCGTTAGGGCACAGCTCACCACCACACTGGGGAGGAGCAGGCTGCTCCGCCCCTAGAGGCGAGGGCAAGCCGTACCGACGGCCTGCCCTCTCCCCTATTATATATATGGTATGAACGTCCAGACACTAGACCTATATCCCCATAACTACGTCGACAAGATCGGCTTCGTAGAGCTGCGCCAGCTGCTGGCTGCCCACTGCGCCTCCTCGCTAGGGCGCGAGCGCATGCTCTCCCTAGAGGCCTCTGCCGACTACGAGCGTATCTCCCTC harbors:
- a CDS encoding aspartate carbamoyltransferase regulatory subunit, producing MPKEKMLVEAIQDGIVLDHIPADKLFAIVSLLRLQQLTTPVTIGNNLQSARQQRKGVIKLSDHKVSSRELDKIALIAPEVHLNRIQDYEVIEKRQVELPHEVYDLARCPNPKCITNAEPMRTHFHVATHPEDGTVILECHYCGRKTPAEQAELL
- a CDS encoding flavin reductase family protein — translated: MRTDWKPGTLIYPLPAVLISCGGMGEGEESNLLTASWVSTVCTNPPMCVVGIRPERHSYHIIKERGAFGINLTTRAMARETDWCGVVSGRREDKFDRCGFTKEAGSVLGVPLVLESPISIECRVREITPLGSHDMFLSEVVGVRADEQYIDPETGAFDMQRAGLLVYAHGQYFGLGEYLGHFGWSVRKKKTKRR